In the genome of Bacteroides mediterraneensis, the window GCATCCTGCCATCTACGGAAATAACTTCCTTCATGAATAAAATCAAACGAAAAGTTACTGTGAGACAAATCACTTACCACGGCACAAACGGTAGATTCCTTATCATTACAGGTTACGGTGCGGCCCAGCACTTCCGTTGTACCAAACAGCTTCCGGGCCACCCGTTCTGTCAGGGCAACCTTTTCATCGGAATAAAAGAAATCATAAGTACCCGTCAGCACACGAACACCAAACATATCCATAAAACAGGAATCCAACATCATACCAACGGCCTCCAAAGCAGGCTGATCTTCCAATCTCAACTCAGCTGGCGAATAGCGGGTAAAGGCACAAGCCGCCTCTATTTCGGGAAATTCTTTCTTCAACAGCGTGGAGACTGGATAAGGCACGTGCGGTGATATACCTCCAGCCTCTATGGAAGTTTCAGTATAAATCAGGTACATGCGGTTGGCGGCATCGTAACGGCTGTCGAAAGAAGATTCGTAACGCATCCAAAGATTGGCAAATGCGAAACATGCAAACCCCACCGCCAGACCTATGACATTGACCACAGTCTGCATACGGTATTTCAGCAAGTTACGCCAGGCTATTTTCAGGTAATGTGCAATCATATCTTTTTCACTCATTCGTGTCAACAATTATAAAATCAGGTATTTTTAATACCACATTATATCGCCTTCAATTTCCAATCAAAAATTGAATCGGTTTCGGAAACCTTCTCCTTATTCTCCACCTTCATGAGAAATTCCAACGCATGGTTATGCCCTTGGGCGGAAGCCTGTTGGAACAAATGTTTTGCCTTGGCATAATCCTTCCCAACACCTTTTCCGAAATAGTACATCAATCCCAGATTGAACTGCGCCGCGGGAGAATTCAATTCGGCCGCCCTTGAAAGAAGTTCAGCTCCTTTCGATAAATCTTTGGGGTATCCATGCCCTTCTATATGAAACACAGCCAGATTAAACAATGCGAAGACATTGTCTCTTGAAGCAGATTTTTCAAACCAGTATATGGCATCGCCCACGCTGGTTGAGGTTCCGTAACCGAAAGTGTACATATAGCCCAGATTGTTCATTGCGTCCGTATTATTATACGCAGCAGCCCTTTTATACAACTTGAACGCTTCCGAATAGCTCTTGGTGACTCCCCAGCCATGCCTGTAAAGGCTGCCTAATCCCACTTGCGCCTGGGAGTGTCCTTGTAAAGCAGCCAGACTGAGATATTTTCTGGCTTTAGAATAGTCGATGTCGGTTCCTATGCCATACGCATACATATAGCCCAGATTGTTCTGAGAATCCGCATTGCCGTTATCTGCCGATTTCAGGAATAATTTCATGGCCTTTTTGTAATTCCTTACCCCTGTCTTCCCCTGATAATATATGTCACCTAAAATAAACTGGCAACGCTTTGCACTGTCAATTCTTGCCAGTTTTGAGTACAGTGTCGCGGCTTCGTCATATTTCTTCTGTCTGTACAAACTGTCTGCCTGCATGTAAAGCGTCTGGACATCTCCCAAAAACCAGGTATATATAGTATTACGTTTTTTAAGCCCCAGTACAATCATTGCCAACAAAAGACAGATTCCCAAAGCAATAGTTATGTGTTTTATTTTCCCTTTCATAAATCAATAATTATATTCTACTATAGGGTACTCCGGAGAGTCACTGTTTCCAATATTTACAATTAATTCCCAACCTTCTGTAATTCTTCACTTTAATCGTTTTCAGTACTTCCCTGTCAGTACTTCAGTACTCCCTTGAAAGTACTCCAGTACTTCTTAGGCAGTACTCCGGTACTTTCGGGGAAGTACTGGAAGCATCTGGTTCCTTCATTTAAACACCAGCTCTTCCGCGTCGCCAAAGTTATCATATCCTGTGGTAATCACCCAATCGCCGGGCTGCAAACCTTCGGTGATTTCGTATTGCAGGGGGTTCTGGCGCCCGATGACCACCGGAACCTTTCTCGCCCGGGTCTTGTCGGCATTGAGTTTGTAAATCCACTGACCGCCGGTCTGCGAATAGAAATTACCGCGTGGAATCACCAAAGCTTGTTCCGGTTGTCCTAACTCAATCTGTACCCGGAAGCTTTTTCCCAGACGGACATTCTCGGGCATTTCTCCCGTAAAGACCAAGTCCACATCAAAGGTGCGGTCTTTCACCTCCGGCACCACCTTACTCACTTTCAAGGCATAGCGTTTTCCCTGATAAGTCACGGACGCCGGCAAGCCTACCGTCACCCGGTCTACGTAGTATTCGCTCAGGGAAGCATGCACCTTGAACTGCGACATGACCTTCACTTCTGCCAGATTCTCTCCGGCTGCCACCTGCTGCCCTAATGTGACCTTCACAAAACTAAGCTGCCCATCCGACGGCGCACGTACCACCAGCTCTTCCATCCGCTCCAAGGAACGCTCCAGCTTCTTCTGTTCCCGTTCCCGGTCGTTGCGCAACAGTTCCCTGCGGATGACCGTCATGGCCGAATCGCTCTGCAGGCTCTGCATCTTCAGCTGGGTGGAGGCCGTCTTGTAACGGAACTCATCTTCCGACACCTCCAGCTGCGCTTTGCTACGGATGCCCATGCGGTATTCTTCCTGCTCCAGGGCAAAGCTTTTCCGTATCTTGTTCAGTTCGTAAGCAGCCTCCAGAGTCTGCTGTTTCAGGGTCAGACTTTTCTGTTCCATCTCAAGGGATTTCTCCTGATAAGAGATGCGCTGCTTTTCCCATTCATCCCGCTGGTCGTCTATCTCACGCAACAGGTTGGGATTGGTCAAGACCAAAATAGTGTCTCCCTGCTGCAGCAAACTGCCCTCTTCGGCCACGATACGCTCTACATTACCCGACTCGCGGGCATTGACCATCAAGGTCAGGATGGGATGCACCACTCCTTCCACGTCCACGTATTCACGGAAAGGGGCCTGCTTCACCTCGGCCAGTTGCACGGAGTCTGCATCAATACGTAAGCGCTGCGGACCGGAGGCCAGTATAATCACATAAATCAGTCCGGCCAGCAGAAGTACGCCGCCTGCCAGATAAAAACGATAGCGCACGTACCAGGGTTTCTTTTTCAATTGTATATCCATAATCGGTTTGTGTTATATTTCAGGTAAAGTTTCAGTCAGCGGACAATTCCGGTAAAAATCATATTGCGTCAGGCTGCGGAGTCCGTAATACAGCATCCAGTAGGTTTTCAGGGCCTCGATATAATTGCGCCGGGAGGTGTCTTTCTCGGTGGTGGCTGCATTCAAATCGAGCACCGACGATTTGCCCATCAGGTAAAGGCGGAGGGCCACTTCATACCGCCGACGGGCTGTTTCATCGGTACGG includes:
- a CDS encoding tetratricopeptide repeat protein — its product is MKGKIKHITIALGICLLLAMIVLGLKKRNTIYTWFLGDVQTLYMQADSLYRQKKYDEAATLYSKLARIDSAKRCQFILGDIYYQGKTGVRNYKKAMKLFLKSADNGNADSQNNLGYMYAYGIGTDIDYSKARKYLSLAALQGHSQAQVGLGSLYRHGWGVTKSYSEAFKLYKRAAAYNNTDAMNNLGYMYTFGYGTSTSVGDAIYWFEKSASRDNVFALFNLAVFHIEGHGYPKDLSKGAELLSRAAELNSPAAQFNLGLMYYFGKGVGKDYAKAKHLFQQASAQGHNHALEFLMKVENKEKVSETDSIFDWKLKAI
- a CDS encoding efflux RND transporter periplasmic adaptor subunit translates to MDIQLKKKPWYVRYRFYLAGGVLLLAGLIYVIILASGPQRLRIDADSVQLAEVKQAPFREYVDVEGVVHPILTLMVNARESGNVERIVAEEGSLLQQGDTILVLTNPNLLREIDDQRDEWEKQRISYQEKSLEMEQKSLTLKQQTLEAAYELNKIRKSFALEQEEYRMGIRSKAQLEVSEDEFRYKTASTQLKMQSLQSDSAMTVIRRELLRNDREREQKKLERSLERMEELVVRAPSDGQLSFVKVTLGQQVAAGENLAEVKVMSQFKVHASLSEYYVDRVTVGLPASVTYQGKRYALKVSKVVPEVKDRTFDVDLVFTGEMPENVRLGKSFRVQIELGQPEQALVIPRGNFYSQTGGQWIYKLNADKTRARKVPVVIGRQNPLQYEITEGLQPGDWVITTGYDNFGDAEELVFK